CAAGCGTGAGATGTTCAAGGTCGGTTTTGGCTACCAGGTCACGCCGCAGCTCAATGCCGGCCTGCATTACTACCATGCCAAGCAATCGGGATCGGCGACTGGCGCCTTCAATGGCAAGGCCGACTTTATCGTTGCCGTGGCTGACTATGCCTTCTCCAAGCGCACCGACGCTTATTTCGCGGTGGACTACACCAAGACCAAAGGCGGTGCGGGTGTGATGCTTGATTCCAATGGAGCGAAAAAGCGTACCGGCATCACTGTCGGCCTGCGTCATCGTTTCTAAGGCGAATCTTTGGATAGAAAAGCCAGCCCGATATCGGCTGGCTTTTTTGTGCTCGGAGCAATTCGTGAAGCTCGACGCAAAAGAAAAAGGCCGCAGATGCGGCCTTTTTCTTGTGGGCAAACCAGGTGGAGCAAACCACCTGGTCAGCAGCAGAGCAATTACATGCCCATACCACCCATGCCGCCCATGCCGCCCATGTCGGGCATGGCAGGAGCTGCGTCAGCCTTGGGGGCTTCGGCGATCATGCACTCGGTGGTCAGCAGCAGGGAGGCCACGGAAGCGGCGTTCTGCAGAGCAGTGCGAGTCACCTTGGTGGGATCCAGAATACCCATTTCCAGCATGTCGCCGTAGCTGTCGTTGGCCGCATTGAAGCCGTAGTTGCCGGAGCCGTTCAGCACGGCGTTCACGACCACCGAGGGCTCGCCACCGGCGTTGGCCACGATTTCGCGCAGAGGTGCTTCGATGGCCTTCAGAACCAGCTTGATGCCAGCGTCTTGTTCGGCATTGCCGGTAGCCAGGGCGCCAACGGCTTGCTTGGCGCGCAGCAGGGCCACGCCACCGCCGGCCACGATGCCTTCTTCCACAGCAGCGCGGGTAGCGTGCAGGGCGTCTTCCACGCGGGCCTTCTTTTCCTTCATTTCGACTTCGGTGGCAGCGCCAACCTTGATCACGGCAACACCGCCAGCCAGCTTGGCCACGCGCTCTTGCAGCTTTTCACGGTCGTAGTCGGAAGTGGCTTCTTCGATCTGGGCGCGGATTTGCTTGACGCGGGCTTCGATTTCAGCAGCTTGGCCAGCACCGTCGATGATGGTGGTGTTTTCCTTGCCGATTTCGACGCGTTGGGCTTGGCCCAGGTCTTCCAGGGTCACCTTTTCCAGCGACAGGCCCACTTCTTCAGCGATGACCTTGCCGCCAGTCAGGATGGCGATGTCTTCCAGCATGGCCTTGCGGCGGTCGCCGAAGCCAGGGGCCTTCACAGCCACAACCTTCAGGATGCCGCGGATGGTGTTGACCACCAGAGTCGCCAGGGCTTCGCCTTCGACGTCTTCGGCAATGATCAGCAGAGGACGGCCGGCCTTGGCCACAGCTTCCAGTGTGGGCAGCAGGTCGCGGATGTTGCTGATCTTCTTGTCGAACAGCAGCACGAAGGGGTTGTCCAGAATAGCGGCTTGCTTTTCGGGGTTGTTGATGAAGTAGGGCGACAGGTAACCGCGGTCGAACTGCATGCCTTCGACGACGTCGAGCTCGTTGTCCAGCGACTTGCCTTCTTCAACCGTGATCACGCCTTCCTTGCCGACCTTGTCCATCGCGTCGGCAATGATCTTGCCCACGGATTCGTCGGAGTTGGCGGAGATCGAGCCGACCTGGGCGATTTCCTTGGAGGTAGTGGTGGCCTTGGATTGCTTCTTCAGCTCTTCCACCAGGGCGGCGACAGCCTTGTCGATGCCGCGCTTCAGATCCATGGGGTTCAGGCCGGAAGCCACGTACTTGGAGCCTTCGCGCACGATGGCCTGGGCCAGCACGGTAGCGGTGGTCGTGCCGTCACCGGCGATGTCGTTGGTCTTGGAGGCCACTTCCTTCACGAGCTGGGCGCCCATGTTCTGCAGCTTGTCCTTGAGTTCGATTTCCTTGGCCACGGACACACCGTCCTTGGTCACGGTGGGGGCGCCGAAGGAGCGCTCCAGCACCACGTTGCGACCCTTGGGGCCCAGGGTAACCTTGACTGCGTTGGCCAGGATGTTCACGCCTTCAACCATGCGTGCACGTGCTTCACCGCCGAAAACTACGTCTTTTGCTGCCATTTTTGGCTCCTAAAGAATGGGGTTCAAATGTTCTGCCGGCGCTTATCAATCAATCGCCAGCAGCTATGAATAGGGGGGTGTTCGGGAAGGATTACTTCTCGACGACTGCGAACAGGTCGTCTTCCTTCATGACCAGCAGCTCGTCGCCGTGGATCTTCACGGTTTGGCCAGAGTACTTGCCGAACAGAACGCGGTCGCCGACCTTCACGTTCAGGGCGATCAGTTCGCCCTTGTCATTGCGCTTGCCGGGACCCACAGCCAGCACTTCGCCCTGGTCAGGCTTCTCGGTGGCAGCATCAGGGAGCACGATGCCCGAGGCTGTCTTGGTTTCGTTTTCGAGGCGCTTGACGATCACGCGATCGTGCAGGGGACGCAGGTTCATACCAACTCCTAAATACATCAACAAAGTTGAAACAAGACTTGCCAGCCATCCTGGCCGACATTCGGAATATCTAGGGTCAAGCTGTTAGCACTCAACCCCATCGAGTGCTAATAATAAGGCAATTTCCCGAGCTTTCAAGACCTCCCCCCAGCCGATCAGAGGGCCAATCTGTCAAGGAGCAGGGTTTGTGCGGAGTCATGTGTAACGTGTTTTTACAAATAGGCCTGGCTTTTGCTCTGTCAGAACATGCCTCTAGAAACCATGACTGCCCCGGCGCAGCGCGCCCAGGATCTGCTGCAGACAGACGTCTTCATTCCTCATATGCGCCAGGTCGGGCGCTGCGAGAGTTCGCTCAGGGAGCTGAATCTGATGTGGCGGCTCATAGAGTCCTCCGCCAAGATGAATTGCCCTGAGGAAGCGCAGGCCTTGCTGCCCATGATGGCCGCCACGCGTGGCGGCTTCGAACGGCTGGAGCAGGATCTGGTGCGCTCCATGGTCATGCAGGCGGTGGCAGGGGTGACGGCAGGGCTGTCCAGTCAGGCGCAGCATCTGATCGATACCCTGGTGCGCAATCTCTACGAGCGCACGGCCGATGTGGGGTTTCTGGCGACCGATGCCGTGCTGTGCGGTTTCATGGCCGGGCTGGATGGCGATGAGGCAGCCATTACCCGGCGTCTGCAGGCCTATCGGAGCAAATACACGGTCTATGCAGACATTCTGCTGCTGGATGCCAAAGGCCAGGTACGAGCGAGCGCGCGGGAGAGGAGTCAGGCCAAGGATCAGCCATGCCGGGATGCGTTGATTGCCCGTGCGCTGCAGAGCCCGGGCTTTGTGCAGAGCTTTGGTGCTACCGACCTGCTGCCGGGCCATGACAGTGGGCTGATCTATGCGCATCGCATGCTGGACCCCACCAACCGGCAAGCCATGGGCGTGCTGTGCCTGTGCTTTGACTTCGACGGCGAGATGCAAGGCATCTGGAGCGGACGCGAGCAGGCTGACGGCAGTGGCGCACCTGAGGCGCAGACCAGCATCGCCCTGCTGCTGGATGAGCAGGGTCAGGTGCTGGCCAGCAGCGATCTGCACTGGATTGGTGTGGGTGCGAATGTGCGGCCTCACCGTGATGGTGCGAGCGCGCTGCATGTGCATGGAGGACGCACCTATCTGGTGCAATCTGCGGCATCGGCAGGCTATCAGGGCTATATGGGCCCCCAGGGCTGGCGGGCGCAGATCATGACGCCGCTGGAGCTGGCCTTCGGCCTCCAGTCGCAGGCGGGTCTGGATGGGCTGGATGCCGAGGTGGCCCAGGGCCTGCTGACACATGCGCACCGTTTCTGCCCGCCTCTGCACGCCATCCACAGCGCGGCGGACACCATACGCCGTGTGGTCTGGAACGGGCGAGTGATGACGGCAGGCAAGCAGATGGACAACACGCGGCTGCAAGCCGTGCTCGAGCAGATTGGCGAGACCGGGGCAAGGACCAACGAGGTCTTCTCCCAGTCCATCGATGCGCTCTACGGCACGGTGCTCAATACCGCACTGCGGGACAACAGCCTGTTGACCAGTCTGCTGGTGGATCTGCTTGATCGCAATCTCTACGAGCGTGCCAACGACTGCCGCTGGTGGGCCTTGACGCCGCAGCTGTCCGAATTGCTCGAGGACCAGGCTTTGGGCGAGACGGCCCCAGATCAGGTAAGTGAGGTGTGCGAGTTGCTCACCGCCATTCACGACCTCTATACGGTCTACCAGCAAATCATGGTCTATGACGCCCGCGGCAGAGTCGTGGCCGTCAGCCAGAGAGGGCAGGCAGAGAGTCGGGAGCTACTGGGCAGTTATATAGAGGCGGACAGCTTGCACCAGGTCATGGCGCTGGCAGGGACCCAGGCCTATCACGTCTCGCCATGGCGCCCTTGTGTTCAGCACGAGGAGGATGGTCCGACCTATGTCTATCACGCGGCCATACGCAACGCCGATGGGATGGTGCTGGGCGGGATCGGCCTGGTGTTTCATGCACAGCGTGAATTCAAGGCCATGCTCGAGGGCGTGAGCGGCGTTCAGGCGGCAGGTGCAGGCAGCAGGCGGGTGGCCTACCTGAACCGCTCGGGCCTGGTCATGTCCTCCTCGGATGTGCTGCTGCAGCCAGGCATGCGGCTGGATCTGCCGCCGCAGATGCTGGCTTTGGCACCAGGCCAGAGCATGGCCCGCGCCATGGTGTATCAGGGTCAGTATTGCGTGGTGGCGATTACGGCAGGCAGCGGCTACCGGGAGTTCAAGCGCAGCGACGGCTATCGCGAAGAGGTGCTTGCGCTGTCCGTGCAGGCTTTTGGTGCGGTGCAGGACGATGCCCTGGCGGCTGTCGGTCGGCGCAACACCAGGGTGCAAAGCCTGGCTGCGGCCAGTCAGGGCAGCGCTTTGGGCATTGAGATGGCGACTTTTTTTGTGGGGCGCAGCGTGCTTGCCGTCGATGCGGCCTGCGTGCTCGAGGCCCAGAGCGCCTCGGCCATCGCTCCCGTTTCGGCCGGTCGCTTGCCGCACTGCGTGGGAACGCTGGCGCGGCGCAGCCAGGGCGTCGTGGCCGGCTATGTATGGGTCTTCGATCTGGGAGCCCTGCTCTTTGGCAAACCTGTCATCAGGACGGCGCAAAGCCAGGTGATCGTGCTGGAGCACCAGGGGCTCAAGCTGGGCGTGCTGGTCAGTGATCTCGAAGGCGTGGTGCGCTTCGAGAGCGGGCAGTTGCGACTGGCTCCTGCAATGGCGGGTGCGGCAGATCAGCTGGTGGACCGCTTGATCCGTGCCAATGACGGAGATCTGCTCATCCAATGCCTGAACGTGACGGCCCTGGTGCGCATGCTCAAGGCACCGCTGCCGGCGGAGCAGGCTGCTGGGGGCTGAACGGGCAGGGGCGCTTACTGAACCGGGAACGGGTTCTTTTCGTCGCGAGGGGCGCTGAAGTCCACGGTCGGCGTGGTCTTGATCTCGTACTGGCCGCGATCCTTGCCTTCGATCCACTTCGGGGGCTTGCCGCGGCCGGTCCAGGTCGCACCACTTTCGGGGTCGTAGTACCTGGCCTCGACCTTTTTCTTTTCTTCAGGCTTCCAGGGGAAGACCTGCTGAGAGGTAAAGCCGAAGGTGGCGATCAGTTGCTTGACGGTGGCCAGGGCTTCCTTGGCTTCGGTGCTGCGCGCTTCTTCGATGCGCTTGTCCAGCGCATTTTTCTGAGCGATGAGTTCTTGATAGCTTGGCATTCTGGATTCCAGAGATAGTGTGAAAGGTCAGCACTGATTGCCGCCTTTGTTATTGTTTTGCAAAACCATTCATTTTGGCGCAAGCGCGAACGCGCCGCATTGTTGATGCTGCGTACACTCAATCTGCAAAGGGGCGCACATCACTTCGAAGGGCTGCACACATCACTCTGGATGATCCGGTCTGGGGCTCAAGCCTGTTTTTCACCCGTGGCCATGGCCTGCAGGGCGGAGCCCGTCATGCGATAGCGGATCCATTCGGTCTGCGGCAGGGCGCCCAGGCTGTCATAGAACTTGATGGAGGGGGTGTTCCAGTCCAGGCAGCTCCATTCAAAGCGGCCGCAGTCCTTTTCCATGGCAATGCGCGCCAGATGCTGGAGCAGGGCCTTGCCGGCGCCGTGGCCGCGAGCGTCGGGCGTGATGTATAGGTCTTCCAGAT
This region of Comamonas thiooxydans genomic DNA includes:
- a CDS encoding chemotaxis protein CheW, which gives rise to MTAPAQRAQDLLQTDVFIPHMRQVGRCESSLRELNLMWRLIESSAKMNCPEEAQALLPMMAATRGGFERLEQDLVRSMVMQAVAGVTAGLSSQAQHLIDTLVRNLYERTADVGFLATDAVLCGFMAGLDGDEAAITRRLQAYRSKYTVYADILLLDAKGQVRASARERSQAKDQPCRDALIARALQSPGFVQSFGATDLLPGHDSGLIYAHRMLDPTNRQAMGVLCLCFDFDGEMQGIWSGREQADGSGAPEAQTSIALLLDEQGQVLASSDLHWIGVGANVRPHRDGASALHVHGGRTYLVQSAASAGYQGYMGPQGWRAQIMTPLELAFGLQSQAGLDGLDAEVAQGLLTHAHRFCPPLHAIHSAADTIRRVVWNGRVMTAGKQMDNTRLQAVLEQIGETGARTNEVFSQSIDALYGTVLNTALRDNSLLTSLLVDLLDRNLYERANDCRWWALTPQLSELLEDQALGETAPDQVSEVCELLTAIHDLYTVYQQIMVYDARGRVVAVSQRGQAESRELLGSYIEADSLHQVMALAGTQAYHVSPWRPCVQHEEDGPTYVYHAAIRNADGMVLGGIGLVFHAQREFKAMLEGVSGVQAAGAGSRRVAYLNRSGLVMSSSDVLLQPGMRLDLPPQMLALAPGQSMARAMVYQGQYCVVAITAGSGYREFKRSDGYREEVLALSVQAFGAVQDDALAAVGRRNTRVQSLAAASQGSALGIEMATFFVGRSVLAVDAACVLEAQSASAIAPVSAGRLPHCVGTLARRSQGVVAGYVWVFDLGALLFGKPVIRTAQSQVIVLEHQGLKLGVLVSDLEGVVRFESGQLRLAPAMAGAADQLVDRLIRANDGDLLIQCLNVTALVRMLKAPLPAEQAAGG
- the groL gene encoding chaperonin GroEL (60 kDa chaperone family; promotes refolding of misfolded polypeptides especially under stressful conditions; forms two stacked rings of heptamers to form a barrel-shaped 14mer; ends can be capped by GroES; misfolded proteins enter the barrel where they are refolded when GroES binds) → MAAKDVVFGGEARARMVEGVNILANAVKVTLGPKGRNVVLERSFGAPTVTKDGVSVAKEIELKDKLQNMGAQLVKEVASKTNDIAGDGTTTATVLAQAIVREGSKYVASGLNPMDLKRGIDKAVAALVEELKKQSKATTTSKEIAQVGSISANSDESVGKIIADAMDKVGKEGVITVEEGKSLDNELDVVEGMQFDRGYLSPYFINNPEKQAAILDNPFVLLFDKKISNIRDLLPTLEAVAKAGRPLLIIAEDVEGEALATLVVNTIRGILKVVAVKAPGFGDRRKAMLEDIAILTGGKVIAEEVGLSLEKVTLEDLGQAQRVEIGKENTTIIDGAGQAAEIEARVKQIRAQIEEATSDYDREKLQERVAKLAGGVAVIKVGAATEVEMKEKKARVEDALHATRAAVEEGIVAGGGVALLRAKQAVGALATGNAEQDAGIKLVLKAIEAPLREIVANAGGEPSVVVNAVLNGSGNYGFNAANDSYGDMLEMGILDPTKVTRTALQNAASVASLLLTTECMIAEAPKADAAPAMPDMGGMGGMGGMGM
- a CDS encoding GNAT family N-acetyltransferase, which gives rise to MSQLHIRPATEQDIDLILHFVRELAIYEKAEHEVKATPDHVRRTLFCANPAVFGLICEIDGQAVGFAVYFFNYSTWQGQHGLYLEDLYITPDARGHGAGKALLQHLARIAMEKDCGRFEWSCLDWNTPSIKFYDSLGALPQTEWIRYRMTGSALQAMATGEKQA
- the groES gene encoding co-chaperone GroES → MNLRPLHDRVIVKRLENETKTASGIVLPDAATEKPDQGEVLAVGPGKRNDKGELIALNVKVGDRVLFGKYSGQTVKIHGDELLVMKEDDLFAVVEK
- a CDS encoding H-NS family nucleoid-associated regulatory protein encodes the protein MPSYQELIAQKNALDKRIEEARSTEAKEALATVKQLIATFGFTSQQVFPWKPEEKKKVEARYYDPESGATWTGRGKPPKWIEGKDRGQYEIKTTPTVDFSAPRDEKNPFPVQ